A portion of the Lathamus discolor isolate bLatDis1 chromosome 5, bLatDis1.hap1, whole genome shotgun sequence genome contains these proteins:
- the EPRS1 gene encoding bifunctional glutamate/proline--tRNA ligase isoform X4 translates to MAALSLTVNASSPPLGALLTVEHVKNDVEIAVEVGKETILCVSEQVSFTDVNSIARYLARVAGSAGLYGSNLLEHTEIDHWLEFSATKLAAAKQFLSAVQELNHSLSLRTYLVGNSLSLADLCVWAVLKGNNVWQEQLQQNKAPVHAKRWYGFLEAQHAFQAVGAKWASDTPKVKMATEKKADVGKFVELPGAEMGKVIVRFPPEASGYLHIGHAKAALLNQHYQVNFKGKLIMRFDDTNPEKEKEDFEKVILEDVAMLHIKPDQFTYTSDHFETIMKYAEKLIQEGKAYVDDTPAEQMKAEREQRVESKHRNNCVNKNLQMWEEMKKGTEYGQTCCLRAKIDMSSNNGCMRDPTLYRCKNQPHPRTGSTYKVYPTYDFACPIVDSIEGVTHALRTTEYHDRDEQFYWIIEALGIRKPYIWEYSRLNLNNTVLSKRKLTWFVNEGLVDGWDDPRFPTVRGVLRRGMTVEGLKQFIAAQGSSRSVVNMEWDKIWSFNKKVIDPVAPRYTALLKDTVVPVNIPEAQEEMKEVAKHPKNDAVGLKPVWYGSRVLIEGADAETLTEGEVVTFINWGNITITKLNRNSNGKIVSINAKLNLENKDFKKTTKITWLAETPCAPLVPTVCVNYEHLITKPVLGKDEDFKQYINRNSKQEELMLGDPCLRELKKGDIIQLQRRGFFICDQPYEPVSPYSCKDAPCILIYIPDGHTKEMPTSGSKEKTKAETAKKEASSAAKRKSAPPVGDTSAPTCTVSESHLAIYNRVSAQGDVVRDLKAKKAAKEDIDKAVKQLLALKAEYKEKTGQEYKPGNPPVSVTEPSSKLESSGTMDSKALYDKVAEQGEVVRKLKAEKAPKDEIDEAVKLLLSLKADYKEKTGHDYKPGHPPVAEGALPPSSNPVPGGPDTPEAKAMFNKVALQGDEVRKLKAEKAEKDKIDAAVKELLQLKAQYKSIAGVDYKPVTASGADDKDKKKKEKDNKSEKQSKQHKQSDGPKKEALQGHSGNEFSSSGSGEGQGPKKQTRLGLEAKKEENLAEWFSQVITKAEMIEYYDVSGCYVLRPWAYAIWEAIKNFFDAEIKKLGVENCYFPMFVSQAALEKEKTHIADFAPEVAWVTRSGKTDLAEPIAVRPTSETVMYPAYAKWVQSHRDLPIKLNQWCNIVRWEFKHPQPFLRTREFLWQEGHTAFATYEEAAEEVMQILDLYAQVYEDLLAIPVVKGRKTEKEKFAGGDYTTTVEAFISASGRAIQGATSHHLGQNFSKMFEIVFEDPKKPGEKQFAYQNSWGLTTRTIGVMTMIHGDNMGLVLPPRVACVQVVIIPCGITNSLSEEDKEALLKKCNEYRNRLLGINIRVRADLRDNYSPGWKFNHWELKGVPVRIEVGPRDMKSQQFVAVRRDTGQKLTLSEHEAEDRLKQILEDIHVNLFNRASEDLKSHMVVANTMEDFQKELDSGKIVQIPFCGEIECEDWIKKTTARDQDLEPGAPSMGAKSLCIPFQPIRELQSGARCVCGKNPAKFYTLFGRSY, encoded by the exons ATGGCGGCGCTGAGCCTCACCGTCAACGCGAGCAGCCCTCCGCTCG GTGCTCTGCTGACAGTGGAGCATGTGAAGAATGATGTTGAAATTGCAGTGGAAGTAGGCAAAGAAACCATCCTCTGTGTGTCTGA gcAGGTTTCATTTACTGATGTGAATTCAATAGCTCGTTACCTGGCTAGAGTTGCTGGTTCTGCTGGGTTGTATGGCTCAAATCTGTTGGAACACACTGAG ATTGACCATTGGCTGGAGTTCAGTGCTACGAAGTTAGCTGCTGCCAAACAGTTTCTTTCAGCAGTCCAAGAGCTCAACCACTCTCTGTCTCTAAGAACGTACTTGGTCGGAAACTCTCTGAGTCTCGCAGACTTGTGTGTGTGGGCTGTACTAAAAG GTAATAACGTATGGCAAGAGCAActacagcaaaacaaagctcCTGTCCATGCAAAACGATGGTATGGCTTTCTTGAGGCACAGCATGCTTTTCAGGCAGTAGGAGCCAAGTGGGCTTCTGATACACCAAAGGTTAAAATG gcAACGGAAAAGAAAGCCGATGTTGGAAAGTTTGTTGAACTTCCTGGTGCGGAGATGGGAAAGGTCATTGTAAGGTTTCCTCCTGAAGCAAGTGG gTATCTGCATATTGGTCATgccaaagctgctctgctgaatCAGCACTACCAAGTTAACTTTAAAGGCAAGCTTATTATGAGATTTGATGACACAAatccagaaaaagagaaagaagactTTGAAAAG GTTATTCTTGAAGATGTTGCGATGCTGCACATCAAACCGGATCAATTTACATATACCTCAGATCATTTTGAAACAATAATGAAATATGCTGAGAAGCTTATTCAAGAAGGGAAGGCATATGTGGATGATACTCCTGCAgagcaaatgaaagcagaacGTGAGCAAAGAGTGGAAtctaaacacagaaataact GTGTTAATAAGAACCTACAAATgtgggaagaaatgaaaaagggaaCAGAATATGGACAAACTTGTTGTCTACGAGCAAAAATAGATATGAGTAGTAACAATGGATGTATGAGAGATCCGACTCTTTATCGTTGTAAAAACCAGCCTCACCCACGTACTGGAAGTACCTACAA GGTTTATCCCACATATGACTTTGCCTGCCCCATTGTTGACAGTATTGAAGGGGTCACACATGCACTGAGAACAACTGAATACCATGACAGAGATGAACAATTCTACTGGATCATTGAGGCACTGGGCATAAGGAAGCCATATATATGGGAATACAGCCGGCTAAACCTCAACAACACTGTGCTCTCTAAGAGAAAGCTTACATGGTTTGTCAACGAAGGGCTTGTGGATGGATG GGATGACCCAAGATTTCCCACTGTGCGTGGTGTCCTAAGAAGAGGCATGACAGTTGAAGGGCTAAAACAATTTATTGCTGCTCAG GGCTCCTCTAGATCTGTTGTGAATATGGAGTGGGATAAAATTTGGTCCTTTAACAAAAAG gtTATAGACCCAGTAGCACCTCGGTACACTGCTTTACTGAAAGACACAGTGGTCCCAGTAAATATTCCTGAAGCTCAAGAGGAGATGAAAGAAGTGGCTAAACATCCCAAG AATGACGCTGTTGGGTTGAAACCTGTGTGGTACGGCTCCAGAGTCCTCATCGAGGGTGCAGATGCAGAGACCTTGACAGAGGGAGAGGTGGTTACATTCATAAACTGGGGCAATATTACCATCACCAAATTAAACAG aaattcaaatggaaaaattgTGTCCATCAATGCCAAGTTGAACTTAGAGAATAAGGACTTCAAAAAAACGACTAAGATCACTTGGTTAGCAGAAACTCCATGTGCACCACTCGTCCCAACTGTCTGTGTTAATTATGAGCATCTAATCACTAAGCCAGTTCTAGGTAAAGATGAAGATTTCAAGCAATACATTAACAGAAATAGCAAG CAAGAAGAACTGATGTTAGGTGATCCTTGCCTTAGGGAGCTGAAAAAAGGGGACATCATACAACTTCAGAGGAGAGGATTCTTTATTTGTGATCAGCCCTATGAGCCAGTGAG TCCTTACAGCTGTAAAGATGCCCCGTGCATTTTGATTTACATCCCTGATGGACACACTAAGGAAATGCCAACATCTGGATCAAAAGAGAAGACCAAAGCTgaaactgcaaagaaagag gctagttcagctgcaaaaagaaaatctgctcCACCTGTTGGTGATACCTCTGCTCCAACCTGTACTGTATCTGAAAGTCACCTGGCCATTTACAACAGGGTGTCTGCACAGGGTGATGTAGTTCGTGACTTGAAAGCTAAGAAGGCAGCAAAGGAAGATATTGATAAAGCTGTGAAACAGTTGCTGGCCTTGAAAGCAGAGTACAAAGAGAAGACAGGACAGGAGTATAAGCCTGGAAATCCTCCAGTATCTGTAACTGAACCATCTTCAAAGCTTGAGAGCTCTGGTACCATGGATAGTAAAGCTCTGTATGATAAAGTAGCAGAGCAAGGAGAGGTGGTCCGAAAACTGAAAGCTGAGAAAGCACCTAAG GATGAAATAGATGAAGCAGTAAAACTCCTTCTTTCTCTAAAAGCGGACTATAAGGAAAAGACTGGTCATGACTACAAGCCAGGACATCCACCAGTAGCTGAGGGTGCTTTGCCTCCATCATCAAACCCAGTACCTGGTGGTCCAGACACACCTGAAGCTAAAGCCATGTTTAACAAAGTAGCTCTTCAAGGAGATGAAGTTAGGaaattgaaagcagaaaaagcagaaaag gATAAGATTGATGCAGCTGTTAAGGAACTTCTTCAATTGAAGGCCCAGTATAAGTCTATTGCAGGAGTTGACTATAAACCAGTTACTGCTAGTGGTGCTGATGACAAAgacaagaagaagaaagagaaagataacAAGTCTGAAAAGCAGAGTAAGCAACACAAGCAAAGTGATGGCCCAAAAAAAGAAGCTTTGCAGGGACATAGTGGTAATGAGTTCTCCTCAAGTGGATCAGGAGAGGGTCAAGGCCCTAAGAAACAAACCAG GCTGGGTCTAGAAgctaaaaaagaagaaaatcttgcAGAATGGTTCTCTCAG GTGAtcacaaaagcagagatgaTTGAATACTATGATGTGAGTGGCTGTTATGTTCTTCGTCCTTGGGCTTATGCTATTTGGGAAGCTATCAAGAACTTCTTCGATGCAGAGATCAAGAAACTTGGAGTGGAAAACTGTTACTTCCCCATGTTTGTGTCCCAGGCTGCCCTAGAGAAAGAGAAGACTCATATTGCTGACTTTGCTCCTGAG GTTGCTTGGGTCACAAGATCAGGGAAAACGGATCTGGCTGAACCCATTGCTGTACGGCCCACGAGTGAAACAG tcATGTATCCTGCCTATGCAAAGTGGGTGCAGTCACACAGGGATCTTCCTATCAAGCTTAATCAGTGGTGTAATATTGTG CGCTGGGAATTCAAACATCCCCAACCTTTCCTTCGCACTCGTGAGTTCCTTTGGCAAGAGGGTCACACAGCATTTGCAACATAcgaagaagcagcagaggag GTGATGCAGATACTTGATCTGTATGCTCAAGTGTACGAAGATCTCCTAGCAATACCTGttgtgaaaggaaggaagacagagaaGGAGAAGTTTGCTGGTGGTGATTATACAACCACTGTGGAGGCGTTTATATCTGCCAGTGGAAGAGCTATCCAG GGAGCAACGTCACATCATCTAGGGCAGAATTTCTCAAAGATGTTTGAGATTGTATTTGAAGATCCCAAGAAACCGGGAGAAAAACAGTTTGCTTACCAGAATTCTTGGGGTCTAACAACCCGAACTATTGGTGTAATGACAATGATTCATGGAGATAACATGGGATTGGTGCTCCCACCTCGAGTAGCCTGTGTTCAG GTTGTAATTATTCCCTGTGGTATCACAAATTCCCTTTCTGAAGAGGATAAAGAGGCTTTATTGAAGAAATGTAATGAATATCGCAATAGGCTGCTTGGTATTAATATCCGTGTACGGGCTGATTTAAGAGACAACTATTCACCTGGTTGGAAGTTCAACCACTGGGAACTGAAG ggTGTTCCAGTCAGGATTGAAGTGGGACCACGAGACATGAAGAGTCAACAGTTTGTAGCTGTTAGAAGAGACACAGGACAGAAGTTGACCCTTTCTGAACATGAAGCAGAAGACAGACTGAAGCAGATCTTGGAGGACATCCATGTTAACCTTTTTAACAG agCTTCTGAGGACCTAAAAAGTCATATGGTGGTGGCCAATACTATGGAGGACTTCCAGAAAGAGCTTGATTCAGGAAAG ATTGTACAAATCCCTTTTTGTGGAGAAATTGAGTGTGAGGATTGGATCAAGAAGACAACTGCCAG GGATCAAGATCTTGAGCCTGGTGCCCCCTCCATGGGAGCAAAAAGCCTCTGCATACCTTTCCAGCCAATCCGTGAACTACAGAGTGGGGCTAGATGTGTCTGCGGCAAAAACCCTGCCAAGTTTTACACCCTGTTTGGTCGTAGTTACTAA
- the EPRS1 gene encoding bifunctional glutamate/proline--tRNA ligase isoform X3 yields MAALSLTVNASSPPLGALLTVEHVKNDVEIAVEVGKETILCVSEQVSFTDVNSIARYLARVAGSAGLYGSNLLEHTEIDHWLEFSATKLAAAKQFLSAVQELNHSLSLRTYLVGNSLSLADLCVWAVLKGNNVWQEQLQQNKAPVHAKRWYGFLEAQHAFQAVGAKWASDTPKVKMATEKKADVGKFVELPGAEMGKVIVRFPPEASGYLHIGHAKAALLNQHYQVNFKGKLIMRFDDTNPEKEKEDFEKVILEDVAMLHIKPDQFTYTSDHFETIMKYAEKLIQEGKAYVDDTPAEQMKAEREQRVESKHRNNCVNKNLQMWEEMKKGTEYGQTCCLRAKIDMSSNNGCMRDPTLYRCKNQPHPRTGSTYKVYPTYDFACPIVDSIEGVTHALRTTEYHDRDEQFYWIIEALGIRKPYIWEYSRLNLNNTVLSKRKLTWFVNEGLVDGWDDPRFPTVRGVLRRGMTVEGLKQFIAAQGSSRSVVNMEWDKIWSFNKKVIDPVAPRYTALLKDTVVPVNIPEAQEEMKEVAKHPKNDAVGLKPVWYGSRVLIEGADAETLTEGEVVTFINWGNITITKLNRNSNGKIVSINAKLNLENKDFKKTTKITWLAETPCAPLVPTVCVNYEHLITKPVLGKDEDFKQYINRNSKQEELMLGDPCLRELKKGDIIQLQRRGFFICDQPYEPVSPYSCKDAPCILIYIPDGHTKEMPTSGSKEKTKAETAKKEASSAAKRKSAPPVGDTSAPTCTVSESHLAIYNRVSAQGDVVRDLKAKKAAKEDIDKAVKQLLALKAEYKEKTGQEYKPGNPPVSVTEPSSKLESSGTMDSKALYDKVAEQGEVVRKLKAEKAPKEQIDEAVKILLNLKAEYKQKTGQEYKPGNPPSPPPCIPSNTFPSSVCCNNSESCSLVDGKALYDNVAEQGEVVRKLKAEKASKDEIDEAVKLLLSLKADYKEKTGHDYKPGHPPVAEGALPPSSNPVPGGPDTPEAKAMFNKVALQGDEVRKLKAEKAEKDKIDAAVKELLQLKAQYKSIAGVDYKPVTASGADDKDKKKKEKDNKSEKQSKQHKQSDGPKKEALQGHSGNEFSSSGSGEGQGPKKQTRLGLEAKKEENLAEWFSQVITKAEMIEYYDVSGCYVLRPWAYAIWEAIKNFFDAEIKKLGVENCYFPMFVSQAALEKEKTHIADFAPEVAWVTRSGKTDLAEPIAVRPTSETVMYPAYAKWVQSHRDLPIKLNQWCNIVRWEFKHPQPFLRTREFLWQEGHTAFATYEEAAEEVMQILDLYAQVYEDLLAIPVVKGRKTEKEKFAGGDYTTTVEAFISASGRAIQGATSHHLGQNFSKMFEIVFEDPKKPGEKQFAYQNSWGLTTRTIGVMTMIHGDNMGLVLPPRVACVQVVIIPCGITNSLSEEDKEALLKKCNEYRNRLLGINIRVRADLRDNYSPGWKFNHWELKGVPVRIEVGPRDMKSQQFVAVRRDTGQKLTLSEHEAEDRLKQILEDIHVNLFNRASEDLKSHMVVANTMEDFQKELDSGKIVQIPFCGEIECEDWIKKTTARDQDLEPGAPSMGAKSLCIPFQPIRELQSGARCVCGKNPAKFYTLFGRSY; encoded by the exons ATGGCGGCGCTGAGCCTCACCGTCAACGCGAGCAGCCCTCCGCTCG GTGCTCTGCTGACAGTGGAGCATGTGAAGAATGATGTTGAAATTGCAGTGGAAGTAGGCAAAGAAACCATCCTCTGTGTGTCTGA gcAGGTTTCATTTACTGATGTGAATTCAATAGCTCGTTACCTGGCTAGAGTTGCTGGTTCTGCTGGGTTGTATGGCTCAAATCTGTTGGAACACACTGAG ATTGACCATTGGCTGGAGTTCAGTGCTACGAAGTTAGCTGCTGCCAAACAGTTTCTTTCAGCAGTCCAAGAGCTCAACCACTCTCTGTCTCTAAGAACGTACTTGGTCGGAAACTCTCTGAGTCTCGCAGACTTGTGTGTGTGGGCTGTACTAAAAG GTAATAACGTATGGCAAGAGCAActacagcaaaacaaagctcCTGTCCATGCAAAACGATGGTATGGCTTTCTTGAGGCACAGCATGCTTTTCAGGCAGTAGGAGCCAAGTGGGCTTCTGATACACCAAAGGTTAAAATG gcAACGGAAAAGAAAGCCGATGTTGGAAAGTTTGTTGAACTTCCTGGTGCGGAGATGGGAAAGGTCATTGTAAGGTTTCCTCCTGAAGCAAGTGG gTATCTGCATATTGGTCATgccaaagctgctctgctgaatCAGCACTACCAAGTTAACTTTAAAGGCAAGCTTATTATGAGATTTGATGACACAAatccagaaaaagagaaagaagactTTGAAAAG GTTATTCTTGAAGATGTTGCGATGCTGCACATCAAACCGGATCAATTTACATATACCTCAGATCATTTTGAAACAATAATGAAATATGCTGAGAAGCTTATTCAAGAAGGGAAGGCATATGTGGATGATACTCCTGCAgagcaaatgaaagcagaacGTGAGCAAAGAGTGGAAtctaaacacagaaataact GTGTTAATAAGAACCTACAAATgtgggaagaaatgaaaaagggaaCAGAATATGGACAAACTTGTTGTCTACGAGCAAAAATAGATATGAGTAGTAACAATGGATGTATGAGAGATCCGACTCTTTATCGTTGTAAAAACCAGCCTCACCCACGTACTGGAAGTACCTACAA GGTTTATCCCACATATGACTTTGCCTGCCCCATTGTTGACAGTATTGAAGGGGTCACACATGCACTGAGAACAACTGAATACCATGACAGAGATGAACAATTCTACTGGATCATTGAGGCACTGGGCATAAGGAAGCCATATATATGGGAATACAGCCGGCTAAACCTCAACAACACTGTGCTCTCTAAGAGAAAGCTTACATGGTTTGTCAACGAAGGGCTTGTGGATGGATG GGATGACCCAAGATTTCCCACTGTGCGTGGTGTCCTAAGAAGAGGCATGACAGTTGAAGGGCTAAAACAATTTATTGCTGCTCAG GGCTCCTCTAGATCTGTTGTGAATATGGAGTGGGATAAAATTTGGTCCTTTAACAAAAAG gtTATAGACCCAGTAGCACCTCGGTACACTGCTTTACTGAAAGACACAGTGGTCCCAGTAAATATTCCTGAAGCTCAAGAGGAGATGAAAGAAGTGGCTAAACATCCCAAG AATGACGCTGTTGGGTTGAAACCTGTGTGGTACGGCTCCAGAGTCCTCATCGAGGGTGCAGATGCAGAGACCTTGACAGAGGGAGAGGTGGTTACATTCATAAACTGGGGCAATATTACCATCACCAAATTAAACAG aaattcaaatggaaaaattgTGTCCATCAATGCCAAGTTGAACTTAGAGAATAAGGACTTCAAAAAAACGACTAAGATCACTTGGTTAGCAGAAACTCCATGTGCACCACTCGTCCCAACTGTCTGTGTTAATTATGAGCATCTAATCACTAAGCCAGTTCTAGGTAAAGATGAAGATTTCAAGCAATACATTAACAGAAATAGCAAG CAAGAAGAACTGATGTTAGGTGATCCTTGCCTTAGGGAGCTGAAAAAAGGGGACATCATACAACTTCAGAGGAGAGGATTCTTTATTTGTGATCAGCCCTATGAGCCAGTGAG TCCTTACAGCTGTAAAGATGCCCCGTGCATTTTGATTTACATCCCTGATGGACACACTAAGGAAATGCCAACATCTGGATCAAAAGAGAAGACCAAAGCTgaaactgcaaagaaagag gctagttcagctgcaaaaagaaaatctgctcCACCTGTTGGTGATACCTCTGCTCCAACCTGTACTGTATCTGAAAGTCACCTGGCCATTTACAACAGGGTGTCTGCACAGGGTGATGTAGTTCGTGACTTGAAAGCTAAGAAGGCAGCAAAGGAAGATATTGATAAAGCTGTGAAACAGTTGCTGGCCTTGAAAGCAGAGTACAAAGAGAAGACAGGACAGGAGTATAAGCCTGGAAATCCTCCAGTATCTGTAACTGAACCATCTTCAAAGCTTGAGAGCTCTGGTACCATGGATAGTAAAGCTCTGTATGATAAAGTAGCAGAGCAAGGAGAGGTGGTCCGAAAACTGAAAGCTGAGAAAGCACCTAAG GAACAAATAGATGAGGCTGTGAAAATTCTTTTAAATCTAAAAGCAGAATATAAACAAAAGACAGGTCAAGAGTACAAGCCTGGAAATCCACCTTCACCTCCTCCTTGCATACCTTCTAACACGTTTCCATCTTCTGTGTGCTGCAATAACTCGGAATCCTGTAGTTTAGTGGATGGCAAAGCACTTTATGATAATGTAGCTGAACAAGGAGAAGTGGTACGCAAACTCAAAGCAGAGAAAGCTTCCAAG GATGAAATAGATGAAGCAGTAAAACTCCTTCTTTCTCTAAAAGCGGACTATAAGGAAAAGACTGGTCATGACTACAAGCCAGGACATCCACCAGTAGCTGAGGGTGCTTTGCCTCCATCATCAAACCCAGTACCTGGTGGTCCAGACACACCTGAAGCTAAAGCCATGTTTAACAAAGTAGCTCTTCAAGGAGATGAAGTTAGGaaattgaaagcagaaaaagcagaaaag gATAAGATTGATGCAGCTGTTAAGGAACTTCTTCAATTGAAGGCCCAGTATAAGTCTATTGCAGGAGTTGACTATAAACCAGTTACTGCTAGTGGTGCTGATGACAAAgacaagaagaagaaagagaaagataacAAGTCTGAAAAGCAGAGTAAGCAACACAAGCAAAGTGATGGCCCAAAAAAAGAAGCTTTGCAGGGACATAGTGGTAATGAGTTCTCCTCAAGTGGATCAGGAGAGGGTCAAGGCCCTAAGAAACAAACCAG GCTGGGTCTAGAAgctaaaaaagaagaaaatcttgcAGAATGGTTCTCTCAG GTGAtcacaaaagcagagatgaTTGAATACTATGATGTGAGTGGCTGTTATGTTCTTCGTCCTTGGGCTTATGCTATTTGGGAAGCTATCAAGAACTTCTTCGATGCAGAGATCAAGAAACTTGGAGTGGAAAACTGTTACTTCCCCATGTTTGTGTCCCAGGCTGCCCTAGAGAAAGAGAAGACTCATATTGCTGACTTTGCTCCTGAG GTTGCTTGGGTCACAAGATCAGGGAAAACGGATCTGGCTGAACCCATTGCTGTACGGCCCACGAGTGAAACAG tcATGTATCCTGCCTATGCAAAGTGGGTGCAGTCACACAGGGATCTTCCTATCAAGCTTAATCAGTGGTGTAATATTGTG CGCTGGGAATTCAAACATCCCCAACCTTTCCTTCGCACTCGTGAGTTCCTTTGGCAAGAGGGTCACACAGCATTTGCAACATAcgaagaagcagcagaggag GTGATGCAGATACTTGATCTGTATGCTCAAGTGTACGAAGATCTCCTAGCAATACCTGttgtgaaaggaaggaagacagagaaGGAGAAGTTTGCTGGTGGTGATTATACAACCACTGTGGAGGCGTTTATATCTGCCAGTGGAAGAGCTATCCAG GGAGCAACGTCACATCATCTAGGGCAGAATTTCTCAAAGATGTTTGAGATTGTATTTGAAGATCCCAAGAAACCGGGAGAAAAACAGTTTGCTTACCAGAATTCTTGGGGTCTAACAACCCGAACTATTGGTGTAATGACAATGATTCATGGAGATAACATGGGATTGGTGCTCCCACCTCGAGTAGCCTGTGTTCAG GTTGTAATTATTCCCTGTGGTATCACAAATTCCCTTTCTGAAGAGGATAAAGAGGCTTTATTGAAGAAATGTAATGAATATCGCAATAGGCTGCTTGGTATTAATATCCGTGTACGGGCTGATTTAAGAGACAACTATTCACCTGGTTGGAAGTTCAACCACTGGGAACTGAAG ggTGTTCCAGTCAGGATTGAAGTGGGACCACGAGACATGAAGAGTCAACAGTTTGTAGCTGTTAGAAGAGACACAGGACAGAAGTTGACCCTTTCTGAACATGAAGCAGAAGACAGACTGAAGCAGATCTTGGAGGACATCCATGTTAACCTTTTTAACAG agCTTCTGAGGACCTAAAAAGTCATATGGTGGTGGCCAATACTATGGAGGACTTCCAGAAAGAGCTTGATTCAGGAAAG ATTGTACAAATCCCTTTTTGTGGAGAAATTGAGTGTGAGGATTGGATCAAGAAGACAACTGCCAG GGATCAAGATCTTGAGCCTGGTGCCCCCTCCATGGGAGCAAAAAGCCTCTGCATACCTTTCCAGCCAATCCGTGAACTACAGAGTGGGGCTAGATGTGTCTGCGGCAAAAACCCTGCCAAGTTTTACACCCTGTTTGGTCGTAGTTACTAA